A single genomic interval of Pyrus communis chromosome 7, drPyrComm1.1, whole genome shotgun sequence harbors:
- the LOC137740733 gene encoding glycosyltransferase BC10 — protein sequence MSDEELFRRASMVPRIQYFPYKLVPKVAFMFLTKGPLPLSPLWEKFFKGHEGLYSIYVHAHPDFNESVPEDSVFHGRRIHSQPVYWGTSSMLDAERRLLANGLLDISNQRFVLLSESCIPLFNFSTAYDYLINSNQSFLNSFDDPRKPGRGRYNPQMYPMINITNWRKGSQWFEVHRELAVHIVSDRKYYPIFQQYCNPPCYIDEHYIPTLVNLLYTELSSKRSVTWVDWSRGGPHPGKFGWIDISNELLNRIRFGSKCTYNGNTTSVCFLFARKFLPNTLEPLLRVAPLLLGFDQ from the exons ATGAGTGACGAGGAGTTGTTTCGGAGAGCATCAATGGTTCCTAGAATTCAATATTTTCCTTACAAGCTTGTTCCGAAAGTCGCTTTCATGTTCTTGACAAAGGGACCTCTACCTTTGTCTCCCTTGTGGGAGAAGTTTTTCAAGGGACATGAAGGACTATACTCCATTTATGTGCACGCACACCCTGATTTCAATGAATCAGTGCCTGAAGATTCTGTCTTCCACGGTAGAAGAATTCATAGCCAG CCGGTCTATTGGGGAACATCATCAATGTTAGATGCCGAGAGACGCCTCTTAGCAAATGGACTTCTTGACATCTCCAACCAAAGATTTGTGCTGCTTTCTGAATCCTGCATTCCTTTATTCAACTTCTCAACAGCATATGACTACCTCATCAACTCAAACCAAAGCTTCCTGAACTCATTTGATGACCCTAGAAAGCCAGGCCGGGGTCGATACAACCCTCAAATGTACCCCATGATAAACATCACAAATTGGAGAAAGGGGTCTCAGTGGTTCGAAGTGCACCGTGAGCTTGCCGTCCACATTGTTTCGGATCGGAAATATTATCCGATCTTTCAACAGTACTGCAACCCTCCCTGTTACATTGATGAGCACTATATTCCAACacttgtgaacttgttgtacaCTGAGTTGAGTTCGAAGAGAAGCGTTACTTGGGTGGATTGGTCAAGAGGTGGTCCTCATCCTGGAAAATTTGGATGGATTGATATTTCGAATGAGCTTTTGAATCGGATTCGGTTCGGATCAAAATGCACGTACAATGGCAATACAACTTCAGTGTGTTTCCTGTTTGCTAGAAAATTCTTACCTAATACATTGGAACCTTTGTTGCGGGTTGCCCCTTTGCTACTTGGTTTTGATCAATAA
- the LOC137738840 gene encoding uncharacterized protein, with translation MGGVTSSIAAKFAFFPPSPPSYRVVADESCGGRLYIPEVPRRDDVDVLKLRTRRGNEIVAVHVKHPKASATMLYSHGNAADLGQMYELFVELSARLRINLMGYDYSGYGQSTGKATEYNTYADIDAAYKCLKEKYGVKDEQLILYGQSVGSGPTVDLASRLATLRGVVLHSPILSGLRVLYPVKRTYWFDIYKNIDKISMVSCPVLVIHGTADEVVDSSHGKQLWVLCKEKYEPLWLSGGGHCNLELYPEFIKHLKKFVHSLGKSKSTTNGSRTSTVDSENKNKPSETGTSDSTEVGSDLPEVSRNSLDSRLEKSKKSNKPEKSRMSTDRVDTFRRKKGLVW, from the exons ATGGGCGGAGTGACCTCTTCGATCGCAGCCAAGTTCGCGTTTTTCCCGCCGAGTCCGCCGTCGTACAGAGTCGTCGCCGACGAGTCGTGTGGAGGGAGGCTCTACATTCCGGAGGTGCCGAGGAGGGACGACGTGGATGTGCTGAAGCTCAGGACTCGCCGGGGAAATGAAATCGTGGCCGTACACGTCAAGCACCCCAAGGCCTCAGCTACCATGCTTTACTCCCATGGAAATGCTGCTGATTTGGGGCAGATGTATGAGCTTTTCGTCGAATTGAGTGCTCGCCTTCGGATTAATTTGATGGG GTATGATTACTCTGGTTATGGACAGTCAACTGGAAAG GCAACTGAATATAATACATATGCGGACATTGATGCAGCTTACAAATGCCTCAAGGAGAAATATGGGGTCAAAGATGAACAACTAATATTATATGGTCAGTCTGTTGGTAGTGGTCCCACTGTTGATCTTGCATCACGTCTAGCAACCTTGAGAGGTGTGGTGTTACACAGTCCCATTTTGTCTGGGCTGAGGGTATTGTACCCTGTCAAACGGACGTACTGGTTTGATATTTACAAG AATATCGACAAAATTTCAATGGTGAGCTGTCCTGTTCTGGTTATACAT GGGACAGCAGACGAGGTCGTAGATTCGTCCCATGGGAAGCAACTATGGGTGCTTTGCAAGGAAAAGTATGAGCCTTTATGGCTCAGTGGAGGTGGACACTGCAATCTTGAGCTTTACCCAGAATTTATCAAACATCTAAAGAAATTCGTACACAGCCTCGGAAAGTCAAAATCGACCACAAATGGTTCTAGAACAAGTACAGTAGATTCTGAGAACAAGAACAAACCATCTGAAACCGGTACTTCAGATTCAACTGAAGTGGGTTCTGATCTTCCAGAAGTTTCTAGAAACAGTTTAGATAGTCGACTGGAGAAATCTAAAAAGTCGAACAAGCCCGAAAAGTCTCGGATGAGCACTGACCGAGTCGACACGTTTAGGAGAAAGAAGGGGTTAGTGTGGTGA
- the LOC137740136 gene encoding delta(7)-sterol-C5(6)-desaturase-like, with protein sequence MEESYLNPFSEETTFYNRIVLGTLVPNRVWDPLPHFFQTWLRNYVGGTLVYLVSGFLWCLYIYYLKRNVYLPKDAIPSNKAMRLQICVAMKAMPWYSALPTVSEYMVENGWAKCFARISDVGWPAYLLYLAIYLAFVEFGIYWMHRELHDIKPLYKYLHATHHIYNKQNTLSPFAGLAFHPIDGILQAVPHVLALFLVPMHFTTHIALLFIEAIWTANIHDCIHSKIWPVMGAGYHTIHHTTYRHNYGHYTIWMDWMCGTLRDPLDDESKVL encoded by the exons ATGGAGGAGTCCTACCTGAACCCGTTCTCGGAGGAGACGACGTTTTACAACCGCATTGTGCTCGGCACCCTCGTCCCCAATAGAGTGTGGGACCCACTCCCCCACTTCTTCCAGACGTGGCTGCGCAACTACGTCGGCGGGACCTTGGTCTACCTCGTCTCCGGCTTCCTTTGGTGCCTCTACATTTACTACCTGAAACGCAATGTTTATCTCCCCAAAG ATGCCATTCCCTCTAATAAAGCCATGCGTTTGCAAATATGTGTTGCCATGAAGGCCATGCCTTGGTACAGTGCTCTTCCAACTGTTTCTGAGTACATGGTTGAAAATGGCTGGGCTAAGTGCTTTGCAAGAATAAGTGATGTTGGTTGGCCCGCTTACCTCTTGTATTTAGCAATTTATCTTGCATTCGTGGAGTTCGGAATTTATTGGATGCACAGGGAGTTGCATGACATAAAACCTCTGTATAAATATCTTCATGCTACCCATCACATCTACAACAAGCAGAACACCCTCTCTCCGTTTGCTG GTTTGGCTTTTCACCCGATTGATGGGATACTACAGGCAGTTCCACATGTTTTAGCTCTATTTCTTGTACCAATGCATTTTACAACCCACATAGCGCTCCTATTTATCGAGGCCATATGGACAGCGAACATTCACGATTGCATCCACTCCAAAATATGGCCTGTCATGGGTGCCGGCTACCACACCATACATCATACTACATACCGCCATAACTATGGCCATTATACCATATGGATGGATTGGATGTGTGGAACGCTTCGTGACCCCTTGGACGATGAATCAAAGGTCCTATGA
- the LOC137738839 gene encoding chloroplastic group IIA intron splicing facilitator CRS1, chloroplastic isoform X2 has translation MPATLFLSPLSTLPNTAHLLPSHAHFSISSSLNPKPPQNPTPSKTPHSTPPLESFSSSDASVKVPAAPWMKGPLLLQPHQVIDFSKPRNRKIPGNAKPENPDSELGGKLVGIRGERAIKQIVQSIERLGPNENPEKPQKGFGEFGIWDCLEGLVQEDNSLGTHRGFGEFGIGDCLEGLGKADDSKISGKKMPWEREERMVFPKVKREIVASAAELSLEKELLERLRGEAAKMRKWIKVKKAGVTPAVVDDVKFIWKGNELAMLKFDVPLCRNMYRAQEILEMKTGGMVVWRNKDSLVIYRGCNYQLTSKFFPKRRPHSAGCQETSSSDLIQLDLEKSSIYQSETFESAVDEKLNKKNDKGDPTQIFLETNVSCQPTSSSLYEKEADRLLDGLGPRFIDWWMHKPLPVDADLLPEVVPGFKAPIRRCPPNTRSRLTDDELTNLRKSARSLPTHFVLGRNRKLQGLAAAILKLWEKSQIAKIAVKFGVPNTNNEQMAYELKCLTGGVLLLRNKFIILLYRGKDFLPCGVSDLVAKREIELNRWQLHEEHARLKAIETFSEDDDPLGSTGTVGTLSEFHNIQTEYGDLIRRNKDIEIKLEAEKARLGRELRNQERKAFILNRKIEKSTNKLSKLNSQWTPAEQDVDQEMMTEEERECFRKIGLKMHSCLVLGRRGVFNGVKEGIHQHWKHREVVKVITMQKMFGQVMYTAKFLEAESGGVLVSVDKLKKGHAIIIYRGRNYRRPFKPICGNLLSKRKALHRSLEMQRIGSLKFFASQRQQAALDLKLKLETLQQNRGIN, from the exons ATGCCCgccactctcttcctctctcctctttccacTCTCCCAAACACCGCCCATCTTCTTCCCTCTCACGCGCACTTTTCCATCTCATCTTCCTTAAACCCAAAACCTCCACAAAACCCAACTCCCTCCAAAACCCCGCATTCCACGCCCCCATTGGAGTCCTTTTCGAGCTCCGACGCCTCCGTTAAGGTGCCCGCTGCTCCATGGATGAAGGGTCCGCTTCTTCTTCAACCCCACCAAGTCATTGACTtctcaaaacccagaaacaggAAGATCCCCGGCAATGCCAAACCCGAAAACCCCGATTCGGAGCTAGGAGGCAAGTTGGTCGGCATTAGAGGGGAGAGAGCAATCAAGCAAATTGTCCAGAGTATTGAGAGGCTTGGACCAAATGAGAATCCGGAAAAACCCCAGAAAGGTTTTGGGGAGTTTGGGATTTGGGATTGCTTGGAGGGGCTCGTACAAGAGGATAATTCGTTAGGAACCCACAGAGGTTTTGGGGAGTTTGGAATTGGGGATTGCTTGGAGGGACTTGGAAAGGCCGACGACTCGAAAATTTCCGGGAAGAAAATGCCGTGGGAGAGGGAGGAAAGGATGGTGTTTCCGAAAGTAAAGAGGGAAATAGTGGCGAGTGCAGCAGAATTGAGCCTTGAGAAAGAGTTGCTTGAGAGGTTGAGAGGTGAGGCTGCAAAGATGAGGAAATGGATCAAGGTTAAGAAGGCCGGGGTCACTCCAGCCGTTGTTGATGATGTGAAGTTCATTTGGAAGGGGAATGAGCTCGCCATGCTCAAATTCGACGTGCCACTCTGCCGGAATATGTATAGAGCTCAAGAGATTCTTGAG ATGAAGACTGGAGGCATGGTTGTTTGGAGAAATAAAGACTCACTTGTTATTTATAGAGGGTGCAATTATCAATTAACTTCGAAATTTTTTCCAAAGAGGCGCCCACACTCTGCTGGCTGTCAAGAAACATCATCCTCAGATCTCATTCAGCTGGATTTAGAAAAAAGTAGTATTTATCAATCTGAAACTTTTGAAAGTGCTGTGGATGAAAAGTTGAACAAAAAGAACGACAAAGGGGATCCTACACAAATCTTTCTAGAAACCAATGTGAGTTGCCAACCAACAAGTAGCTCCTTGTATGAGAAGGAAGCAGATAGATTATTGGATGGCTTAGGACCTCGATTCATTGACTGGTGGATGCACAAGCCTTTGCCAGTAGATGCGGACTTGCTCCCAGAAGTGGTTCCTGGATTTAAGGCTCCAATTAGGCGTTGTCCACCAAACACTAGATCAAGGCTAACAGATGATGAACTAACTAACTTGAGGAAGTCCGCTCGTTCATTGCCTACTCATTTTGTCTTAG GAAGGAACAGGAAACTTCAAGGCTTGGCTGCTGCCATCTTAAAGTTGTGGGAGAAAAGTCAGATAGCAAAGATTGCTGTGAAGTTCGGAGTTCCAAATACAAACAATGAGCAAATGGCATATGAGCTGAAG TGTCTCACAGGAGGAGTTCTGTTACTGCGCAATAAGTTTATTATATTACTCtatagaggcaaggactttctTCCTTGTGGAGTTTCGGATTTAGTAGCAAAAAGAGAAATAGAGCTCAATAGATGGCAACTCCATGAAGAACATGCACGCCTGAAAGCAATTGAAACTTTTTCTGAAGATGATGATCCATTAGGCAGTACTGGCACAGTGGGAACATTATCAGAATTCCATAATATCCAAACAGAGTATGGAGACCTTATAAGAAGAAATAAAGACATTGAAATTAAGCTGGAAGCTGAAAAGGCACGACTGGGGAGGGAGCTGAGGAATCAAGAGCGCAAGGCGTTCATT CTAAACAgaaaaatagagaaatcaacaaataagttatcaaagTTGAATTCTCAATGGACACCGGCTGAGCAGGATGTTGACCAAGAAATGATGActgaagaagagagagaatgcTTCCGAAAGATAGGACTGAAGATGCATAGTTGCTTAGTACTTG GTAGGCGTGGGGTCTTTAATGGGGTAAAGGAAGGTATTCATCAGCACTGGAAGCACAGGGAGGTAGTCAAAGTTATTACAATGCAGAAAATGTTTGGGCAGGTCATGTACACTGCGAAGTTCCTTGAAGCAGAAAGTGGTGGGGTTCTCGTCTCGGTGGATAAGCTAAAAAAGGGCCATGCTATTATTATCTACCGGGGGAGAAATTACCGACGGCCTTTTAAGCCAATATGTGGGAATCTTCTATCTAAAAGAAAAGCATTACATAGATCTCTTGAAATGCAGAGAATTGGA tCGCTCAAGTTTTTTGCATCCCAGAGACAGCAGGCAGCCTTAGATTTGAAACTGAAACTG GAAACTTTGCAACAAAATAGAGGAATTAATTGA
- the LOC137738839 gene encoding chloroplastic group IIA intron splicing facilitator CRS1, chloroplastic isoform X1 → MPATLFLSPLSTLPNTAHLLPSHAHFSISSSLNPKPPQNPTPSKTPHSTPPLESFSSSDASVKVPAAPWMKGPLLLQPHQVIDFSKPRNRKIPGNAKPENPDSELGGKLVGIRGERAIKQIVQSIERLGPNENPEKPQKGFGEFGIWDCLEGLVQEDNSLGTHRGFGEFGIGDCLEGLGKADDSKISGKKMPWEREERMVFPKVKREIVASAAELSLEKELLERLRGEAAKMRKWIKVKKAGVTPAVVDDVKFIWKGNELAMLKFDVPLCRNMYRAQEILEMKTGGMVVWRNKDSLVIYRGCNYQLTSKFFPKRRPHSAGCQETSSSDLIQLDLEKSSIYQSETFESAVDEKLNKKNDKGDPTQIFLETNVSCQPTSSSLYEKEADRLLDGLGPRFIDWWMHKPLPVDADLLPEVVPGFKAPIRRCPPNTRSRLTDDELTNLRKSARSLPTHFVLGRNRKLQGLAAAILKLWEKSQIAKIAVKFGVPNTNNEQMAYELKCLTGGVLLLRNKFIILLYRGKDFLPCGVSDLVAKREIELNRWQLHEEHARLKAIETFSEDDDPLGSTGTVGTLSEFHNIQTEYGDLIRRNKDIEIKLEAEKARLGRELRNQERKAFILNRKIEKSTNKLSKLNSQWTPAEQDVDQEMMTEEERECFRKIGLKMHSCLVLGRRGVFNGVKEGIHQHWKHREVVKVITMQKMFGQVMYTAKFLEAESGGVLVSVDKLKKGHAIIIYRGRNYRRPFKPICGNLLSKRKALHRSLEMQRIGSLKFFASQRQQAALDLKLKLEKPRMALEEFPRIEAYLPALV, encoded by the exons ATGCCCgccactctcttcctctctcctctttccacTCTCCCAAACACCGCCCATCTTCTTCCCTCTCACGCGCACTTTTCCATCTCATCTTCCTTAAACCCAAAACCTCCACAAAACCCAACTCCCTCCAAAACCCCGCATTCCACGCCCCCATTGGAGTCCTTTTCGAGCTCCGACGCCTCCGTTAAGGTGCCCGCTGCTCCATGGATGAAGGGTCCGCTTCTTCTTCAACCCCACCAAGTCATTGACTtctcaaaacccagaaacaggAAGATCCCCGGCAATGCCAAACCCGAAAACCCCGATTCGGAGCTAGGAGGCAAGTTGGTCGGCATTAGAGGGGAGAGAGCAATCAAGCAAATTGTCCAGAGTATTGAGAGGCTTGGACCAAATGAGAATCCGGAAAAACCCCAGAAAGGTTTTGGGGAGTTTGGGATTTGGGATTGCTTGGAGGGGCTCGTACAAGAGGATAATTCGTTAGGAACCCACAGAGGTTTTGGGGAGTTTGGAATTGGGGATTGCTTGGAGGGACTTGGAAAGGCCGACGACTCGAAAATTTCCGGGAAGAAAATGCCGTGGGAGAGGGAGGAAAGGATGGTGTTTCCGAAAGTAAAGAGGGAAATAGTGGCGAGTGCAGCAGAATTGAGCCTTGAGAAAGAGTTGCTTGAGAGGTTGAGAGGTGAGGCTGCAAAGATGAGGAAATGGATCAAGGTTAAGAAGGCCGGGGTCACTCCAGCCGTTGTTGATGATGTGAAGTTCATTTGGAAGGGGAATGAGCTCGCCATGCTCAAATTCGACGTGCCACTCTGCCGGAATATGTATAGAGCTCAAGAGATTCTTGAG ATGAAGACTGGAGGCATGGTTGTTTGGAGAAATAAAGACTCACTTGTTATTTATAGAGGGTGCAATTATCAATTAACTTCGAAATTTTTTCCAAAGAGGCGCCCACACTCTGCTGGCTGTCAAGAAACATCATCCTCAGATCTCATTCAGCTGGATTTAGAAAAAAGTAGTATTTATCAATCTGAAACTTTTGAAAGTGCTGTGGATGAAAAGTTGAACAAAAAGAACGACAAAGGGGATCCTACACAAATCTTTCTAGAAACCAATGTGAGTTGCCAACCAACAAGTAGCTCCTTGTATGAGAAGGAAGCAGATAGATTATTGGATGGCTTAGGACCTCGATTCATTGACTGGTGGATGCACAAGCCTTTGCCAGTAGATGCGGACTTGCTCCCAGAAGTGGTTCCTGGATTTAAGGCTCCAATTAGGCGTTGTCCACCAAACACTAGATCAAGGCTAACAGATGATGAACTAACTAACTTGAGGAAGTCCGCTCGTTCATTGCCTACTCATTTTGTCTTAG GAAGGAACAGGAAACTTCAAGGCTTGGCTGCTGCCATCTTAAAGTTGTGGGAGAAAAGTCAGATAGCAAAGATTGCTGTGAAGTTCGGAGTTCCAAATACAAACAATGAGCAAATGGCATATGAGCTGAAG TGTCTCACAGGAGGAGTTCTGTTACTGCGCAATAAGTTTATTATATTACTCtatagaggcaaggactttctTCCTTGTGGAGTTTCGGATTTAGTAGCAAAAAGAGAAATAGAGCTCAATAGATGGCAACTCCATGAAGAACATGCACGCCTGAAAGCAATTGAAACTTTTTCTGAAGATGATGATCCATTAGGCAGTACTGGCACAGTGGGAACATTATCAGAATTCCATAATATCCAAACAGAGTATGGAGACCTTATAAGAAGAAATAAAGACATTGAAATTAAGCTGGAAGCTGAAAAGGCACGACTGGGGAGGGAGCTGAGGAATCAAGAGCGCAAGGCGTTCATT CTAAACAgaaaaatagagaaatcaacaaataagttatcaaagTTGAATTCTCAATGGACACCGGCTGAGCAGGATGTTGACCAAGAAATGATGActgaagaagagagagaatgcTTCCGAAAGATAGGACTGAAGATGCATAGTTGCTTAGTACTTG GTAGGCGTGGGGTCTTTAATGGGGTAAAGGAAGGTATTCATCAGCACTGGAAGCACAGGGAGGTAGTCAAAGTTATTACAATGCAGAAAATGTTTGGGCAGGTCATGTACACTGCGAAGTTCCTTGAAGCAGAAAGTGGTGGGGTTCTCGTCTCGGTGGATAAGCTAAAAAAGGGCCATGCTATTATTATCTACCGGGGGAGAAATTACCGACGGCCTTTTAAGCCAATATGTGGGAATCTTCTATCTAAAAGAAAAGCATTACATAGATCTCTTGAAATGCAGAGAATTGGA tCGCTCAAGTTTTTTGCATCCCAGAGACAGCAGGCAGCCTTAGATTTGAAACTGAAACTG GAGAAGCCAAGAATGGCTTTGGAGGAATTTCCAAGGATTGAAGCCTACCTTCCAGCATTAGTCTGA
- the LOC137738839 gene encoding chloroplastic group IIA intron splicing facilitator CRS1, chloroplastic isoform X3: MPATLFLSPLSTLPNTAHLLPSHAHFSISSSLNPKPPQNPTPSKTPHSTPPLESFSSSDASVKVPAAPWMKGPLLLQPHQVIDFSKPRNRKIPGNAKPENPDSELGGKLVGIRGERAIKQIVQSIERLGPNENPEKPQKGFGEFGIWDCLEGLVQEDNSLGTHRGFGEFGIGDCLEGLGKADDSKISGKKMPWEREERMVFPKVKREIVASAAELSLEKELLERLRGEAAKMRKWIKVKKAGVTPAVVDDVKFIWKGNELAMLKFDVPLCRNMYRAQEILEMKTGGMVVWRNKDSLVIYRGCNYQLTSKFFPKRRPHSAGCQETSSSDLIQLDLEKSSIYQSETFESAVDEKLNKKNDKGDPTQIFLETNVSCQPTSSSLYEKEADRLLDGLGPRFIDWWMHKPLPVDADLLPEVVPGFKAPIRRCPPNTRSRLTDDELTNLRKSARSLPTHFVLGRNRKLQGLAAAILKLWEKSQIAKIAVKFGVPNTNNEQMAYELKCLTGGVLLLRNKFIILLYRGKDFLPCGVSDLVAKREIELNRWQLHEEHARLKAIETFSEDDDPLGSTGTVGTLSEFHNIQTEYGDLIRRNKDIEIKLEAEKARLGRELRNQERKAFILNRKIEKSTNKLSKLNSQWTPAEQDVDQEMMTEEERECFRKIGLKMHSCLVLGRRGVFNGVKEGIHQHWKHREVVKVITMQKMFGQVMYTAKFLEAESGGVLVSVDKLKKGHAIIIYRGRNYRRPFKPICGNLLSKRKALHRSLEMQRIGSLKFFASQRQQAALDLKLKLNVVIL; encoded by the exons ATGCCCgccactctcttcctctctcctctttccacTCTCCCAAACACCGCCCATCTTCTTCCCTCTCACGCGCACTTTTCCATCTCATCTTCCTTAAACCCAAAACCTCCACAAAACCCAACTCCCTCCAAAACCCCGCATTCCACGCCCCCATTGGAGTCCTTTTCGAGCTCCGACGCCTCCGTTAAGGTGCCCGCTGCTCCATGGATGAAGGGTCCGCTTCTTCTTCAACCCCACCAAGTCATTGACTtctcaaaacccagaaacaggAAGATCCCCGGCAATGCCAAACCCGAAAACCCCGATTCGGAGCTAGGAGGCAAGTTGGTCGGCATTAGAGGGGAGAGAGCAATCAAGCAAATTGTCCAGAGTATTGAGAGGCTTGGACCAAATGAGAATCCGGAAAAACCCCAGAAAGGTTTTGGGGAGTTTGGGATTTGGGATTGCTTGGAGGGGCTCGTACAAGAGGATAATTCGTTAGGAACCCACAGAGGTTTTGGGGAGTTTGGAATTGGGGATTGCTTGGAGGGACTTGGAAAGGCCGACGACTCGAAAATTTCCGGGAAGAAAATGCCGTGGGAGAGGGAGGAAAGGATGGTGTTTCCGAAAGTAAAGAGGGAAATAGTGGCGAGTGCAGCAGAATTGAGCCTTGAGAAAGAGTTGCTTGAGAGGTTGAGAGGTGAGGCTGCAAAGATGAGGAAATGGATCAAGGTTAAGAAGGCCGGGGTCACTCCAGCCGTTGTTGATGATGTGAAGTTCATTTGGAAGGGGAATGAGCTCGCCATGCTCAAATTCGACGTGCCACTCTGCCGGAATATGTATAGAGCTCAAGAGATTCTTGAG ATGAAGACTGGAGGCATGGTTGTTTGGAGAAATAAAGACTCACTTGTTATTTATAGAGGGTGCAATTATCAATTAACTTCGAAATTTTTTCCAAAGAGGCGCCCACACTCTGCTGGCTGTCAAGAAACATCATCCTCAGATCTCATTCAGCTGGATTTAGAAAAAAGTAGTATTTATCAATCTGAAACTTTTGAAAGTGCTGTGGATGAAAAGTTGAACAAAAAGAACGACAAAGGGGATCCTACACAAATCTTTCTAGAAACCAATGTGAGTTGCCAACCAACAAGTAGCTCCTTGTATGAGAAGGAAGCAGATAGATTATTGGATGGCTTAGGACCTCGATTCATTGACTGGTGGATGCACAAGCCTTTGCCAGTAGATGCGGACTTGCTCCCAGAAGTGGTTCCTGGATTTAAGGCTCCAATTAGGCGTTGTCCACCAAACACTAGATCAAGGCTAACAGATGATGAACTAACTAACTTGAGGAAGTCCGCTCGTTCATTGCCTACTCATTTTGTCTTAG GAAGGAACAGGAAACTTCAAGGCTTGGCTGCTGCCATCTTAAAGTTGTGGGAGAAAAGTCAGATAGCAAAGATTGCTGTGAAGTTCGGAGTTCCAAATACAAACAATGAGCAAATGGCATATGAGCTGAAG TGTCTCACAGGAGGAGTTCTGTTACTGCGCAATAAGTTTATTATATTACTCtatagaggcaaggactttctTCCTTGTGGAGTTTCGGATTTAGTAGCAAAAAGAGAAATAGAGCTCAATAGATGGCAACTCCATGAAGAACATGCACGCCTGAAAGCAATTGAAACTTTTTCTGAAGATGATGATCCATTAGGCAGTACTGGCACAGTGGGAACATTATCAGAATTCCATAATATCCAAACAGAGTATGGAGACCTTATAAGAAGAAATAAAGACATTGAAATTAAGCTGGAAGCTGAAAAGGCACGACTGGGGAGGGAGCTGAGGAATCAAGAGCGCAAGGCGTTCATT CTAAACAgaaaaatagagaaatcaacaaataagttatcaaagTTGAATTCTCAATGGACACCGGCTGAGCAGGATGTTGACCAAGAAATGATGActgaagaagagagagaatgcTTCCGAAAGATAGGACTGAAGATGCATAGTTGCTTAGTACTTG GTAGGCGTGGGGTCTTTAATGGGGTAAAGGAAGGTATTCATCAGCACTGGAAGCACAGGGAGGTAGTCAAAGTTATTACAATGCAGAAAATGTTTGGGCAGGTCATGTACACTGCGAAGTTCCTTGAAGCAGAAAGTGGTGGGGTTCTCGTCTCGGTGGATAAGCTAAAAAAGGGCCATGCTATTATTATCTACCGGGGGAGAAATTACCGACGGCCTTTTAAGCCAATATGTGGGAATCTTCTATCTAAAAGAAAAGCATTACATAGATCTCTTGAAATGCAGAGAATTGGA tCGCTCAAGTTTTTTGCATCCCAGAGACAGCAGGCAGCCTTAGATTTGAAACTGAAACTG AATGTTGTGATCTTGTAG